The Streptomyces kanamyceticus DNA segment GATCAAGGCGTCCTTCGAGGCCGAGCTCGCCGAGGGCCCCGAGCTCGCCATGGTCGACTCCGACAAGGGCATCAGCAACCTGCACGTCCCGAGCGACGTCATCGTCGACGCCTCCATGCCGGCCATGATCCGCACCTCCGGCCACATGTGGGGCCCGGACGGCGACGAGCACGACACCCTCGCGGTCCTCCCGGACAGCAGCTACTCCGGCGTGTACCAGGTCGTCCTCGACGACTGCCGCGCCAACGGCGCCTACGACCCCTCGACGATGGGCTCGGTCCCGAACGTCGGCCTGATGGCGCAGAAGGCCGAGGAGTACGGCAGCCACGACAAGACCTTCGAGGTCGCCGCGGCCGGCACCGTCCGCGTCGTCGACGGCGCCGGGAACGTCGTCCTGGAGCAGTCCGTCGCCGCCGGTGACATCTTCCGCATGTGCCAGACCAAGGACCTGCCGATCCAGGACTGGGTCAAGCTCGCCGTCACGCGCGCCCGCGCCACCGGCAACCCGGCCGTGTTCTGGCTGGACGAGAACCGCGCGCACGACGCCGTGCTCATCGAGAAGGTCGCGGCCTACCTCGCCGAGCACGACACCGCAGGGCTCGACATCAAGATCATGTCGCCGGTCGAGGCCACCGCGTTCTCGCTCAAGCGCATCCGCCGCGGCGAGGACACCATCTCCGTCACCGGCAACGTCCTGCGTGACTACCTCACCGACCTGTTCCCGATCCTGGAGCTCGGCACCAGCGCCAAGATGCTCTCGGTGGTCCCGCTGATGAACGGCGGCGGCCTCTTCGAGACGGGCGCGGGCGGCTCCGCCCCGAAGCACGTCCAGCAGCTGGTCAAGGAGGACTACCTGCGCTGGGACAGCCTGGGCGAGTTCCTCGCCCTCGCGGTCAGCTTCGAGCACCTCGCCACCACGACGGGCAACGCGCGCGCCCAGGTGCTCGCCGACACCCTCGACCGGGCGACCGGCACGTTCCTGAACGAGAACAAGTCGCCGAGCCGCAAGCTCGGTGGCATCGACAACCGCGGCAGCCACTTCTACCTCTCCCTGTACTGGGCGCAGGAGCTGGCCAAGCAGACCGACGACGCGCAGCTCGCGGAGGCGTTCGCGGCCCTGGCCAAGACGCTGACCGAGCAGGAGGAGACCATCGTCGCCGAGCTCGTCGCCGTGCAGGGCAACCCGGTCGACATCGGCGGCTACTACCAGCCCGACACCGCCAAGGCGACGGCCGTCATGCGCCCGTCCGCCACGTTCAACCAGGCGCTGTCGACCCTGAGCTGAACACGCTGTGCCGACGCCTTGAGCTGACGCACGGCATGCGCCGCCGCCCCGGCCGGAACCTTCCGGCCGGGGCGGCGGCGTACGCGCACCGATGTCTCCTCAGGCATCCCGTGCCCGCAGCACCAGCGCGCCCAGAGCGAGCGACACCGCCGCGTACGCGCCGAGCACCCCGAGCCCCGCCCAGGGCCCGATCGGCAGCCGGTCCAGATCCCGGGTGGCCCGCACCGCGAGGCCCGCCGTCGACGGGGTGAGGCGCTGCGCCCACTTCTGCCAGTCGGGGTCGGCGAGCAGCCCCGCGAGCAGCGGCAGGGCGTAGAACAGGGCGAGCGCGGAGGTGGCCGCGGCCGCCGTGTCCCGCAGGGCCGTGGCCACGCCGAGGCCGACCAGGGCCGCGAGGACCAGATGGAGCACGGAGCCGAAGGCCGCCCGGAGCACGGCCCCTGCCAGGAGCCCCGGCACCGCGAAACCCTCGTCGGCGAGCAGCTCGCGCCCCGCGAGCAGCGACCCGGCGACGCCGATGGCCGCCGCGGCAGCCGTCAGCGCGCACACCACCGTCGCCTTGGCGGCCAGCATCCGCATCCGTCCCGGCTCCGCCGCCAGCGTCGTACGGATGGTGCCCGTGGCGTACTCGCCGCTCATCGCGAGCACCGCGAGGACGACGGCCGCGCCCTGGCCCACCCACACGCCCGTGAGGCTGAGCTTCACGGTGTCCTCGTGGCACGCGGCCGGATCAGGGCAGTCACCCGCGGACAGCGCCGCGCAGGTCACCGCGCCCACCGCGACGGTCAGCGCCACCAGGGCGAGCAGCAGCCACCACGTGCTGTGCAGCGTACGGAGTTTGGTCCACTCGGCGCGCAGCGTGCCGAGCCCCCGGCCGCCGCTCGCGCGAAGCGGCGTGGTCGGCGCCGTCACGCGTCCCGCCTCCGCAGCCGCCACATCGCGGCGCCGAGGACCAGCACGGCGTACAGGGCGAGCGTCGCGACGCCCGTCCAGGGGCCCTGCGGATAGCAGCTCTCCTCCGGCAGGCACACCGTCGCCACCTGGTCGTAGCGCGGCAGCGTGTTCTGCACGGCGAACCCCGCGACGGGCGTGAGGCGTTGGATGCCGTGGGCGAGGCCGAGCGGCAGGCCGCCGAGCAGGATCAGCGGCAGCACGAACAGGACGACGACGGTGGCGATCGCCGCCGCCGTACCGCGCATCAGGGCGCCGAGGCCGAGCGCGAGCACGGCGACCAGGGCCAGTACGGCGGCCGTGCCGATGACGGCGCGCAGCGCGGGCCCGTCGGTCAGCGAGAGGTCGGCGAAGAGCATCGGCAGGGGATCGCCGCCCTTCAGCTCGGGCGCGCTGACCAGGAACGCGGCGACGCACGCGACGAGTCCCGCGACGAACGCGGCGGCGCCGATGACGACGGCCTTGGCGGCGAGCACCCGGCCGCGCCGCGGGCTGGCCGTGAACGTGGTGCGGATCATGTCGCGCCGGTACTCGGACGTGATGAAAAGGACGCCGAGCGCGGCGATCAGGACGAGCCCCAACTGGGCGCCGTCCAGGGCCATGACGGCGAGGTCGTTCTGCGGCGGCGCGGGGGCGATGTCGCCCGACCCGGCGAGCGTGAAGGTGCCTTTCGACCGGTCGAGGTCGCCCATCCGCACGTGCGGCTCGCCGACGTCGGTGAGCCGCCA contains these protein-coding regions:
- a CDS encoding ABC transporter permease subunit, whose amino-acid sequence is MTAPTTPLRASGGRGLGTLRAEWTKLRTLHSTWWLLLALVALTVAVGAVTCAALSAGDCPDPAACHEDTVKLSLTGVWVGQGAAVVLAVLAMSGEYATGTIRTTLAAEPGRMRMLAAKATVVCALTAAAAAIGVAGSLLAGRELLADEGFAVPGLLAGAVLRAAFGSVLHLVLAALVGLGVATALRDTAAAATSALALFYALPLLAGLLADPDWQKWAQRLTPSTAGLAVRATRDLDRLPIGPWAGLGVLGAYAAVSLALGALVLRARDA
- a CDS encoding ABC transporter permease subunit, with product MSTVTPRRASAVPVARDGFPQLLRAEWTKLRTVRRWGITLLAAVLVTVLVSLFSAVSSGSEVSNGGRGKPPTGPEGQSIVDNFPFVHRTLTGDGSVTARVGAPAGQGDSATPPWAKAGLLIKESTRPGSEYAALMLTARHGVRLQSGFSRDVAGSAVPPGTSRWLRLTRSGATVTGYESADGSHWREVGTVELAGPPRALPVGMFVASPDIQSAERSFGSMSLDQNPSRSAARFDRVALDGRAGAADWRLTDVGEPHVRMGDLDRSKGTFTLAGSGDIAPAPPQNDLAVMALDGAQLGLVLIAALGVLFITSEYRRDMIRTTFTASPRRGRVLAAKAVVIGAAAFVAGLVACVAAFLVSAPELKGGDPLPMLFADLSLTDGPALRAVIGTAAVLALVAVLALGLGALMRGTAAAIATVVVLFVLPLILLGGLPLGLAHGIQRLTPVAGFAVQNTLPRYDQVATVCLPEESCYPQGPWTGVATLALYAVLVLGAAMWRLRRRDA
- a CDS encoding NADP-dependent isocitrate dehydrogenase produces the protein MTDSTIIYTHTDEAPALATHSFLPVVQAYASTAGVSVETRDISLAGRIIASFPERLEESQRISDALAELGELAKTPQANIIKLPNISASIPQLKAAVAELQAQGYALPDYPDDPKTDEERDTRARYDKVKGSAVNPVLREGNSDRRAPASVKNYAKAHPHRMGAWTADSKTNVATMGADDFRSTEKSAVISEAGSLRIELAGEDGSTTVLRESVPVLAGEVVDASVMRVAQLREFLTAQVARAKAEGVLFSVHLKATMMKVSDPIVFGHVVRAFFPKTFAAYGETLAAAGLTPNDGLGGIYKGLESLPEGEQIKASFEAELAEGPELAMVDSDKGISNLHVPSDVIVDASMPAMIRTSGHMWGPDGDEHDTLAVLPDSSYSGVYQVVLDDCRANGAYDPSTMGSVPNVGLMAQKAEEYGSHDKTFEVAAAGTVRVVDGAGNVVLEQSVAAGDIFRMCQTKDLPIQDWVKLAVTRARATGNPAVFWLDENRAHDAVLIEKVAAYLAEHDTAGLDIKIMSPVEATAFSLKRIRRGEDTISVTGNVLRDYLTDLFPILELGTSAKMLSVVPLMNGGGLFETGAGGSAPKHVQQLVKEDYLRWDSLGEFLALAVSFEHLATTTGNARAQVLADTLDRATGTFLNENKSPSRKLGGIDNRGSHFYLSLYWAQELAKQTDDAQLAEAFAALAKTLTEQEETIVAELVAVQGNPVDIGGYYQPDTAKATAVMRPSATFNQALSTLS